The following is a genomic window from Capnocytophaga stomatis.
AAATTCTTCTGCTGAAATATCCCCATTTGCTATAATTCTCGAAGCATTTCCTAACACAAACAAGATAACAAACAACGCTATTAAAAGCACTGTAATCCCCAAAATAGCCGTAACATACGTTACCGATCTTTCCTTTGCCACCTCTGGGTCTTCCACGATAACTTGTGGAACTTCCTCTTCAGGAACTTCTTGTACAGCAGGAGGATTTGCCGTATATGCCAAAATATCTTCTATATCTTGATGAGAAAGAATTCCCTCATAAGGAGCCATTGGAACTTGATTAAATTCCTCAAAAATAGCTTTTGCATCAGCATCACCCGAAGCGATTAATGCCGCACTATTATTAATCCATTTATGAAGCCATTCGTTAGTTCTTCTCTCAGTCACATCTCCTAATGCAGGGCCAATGGTACGTTTATCCAACTGGTGACAAGCCATACAGTTGGTTTTAAATAAAGTTTCCCCTTTTACAGGGTCACCTTTGGTCGCACCTTCCTGAGCTAAAACTGAAGTTGAAAACAACATCAGCAAGAAGCTAAAAATACTGATATTTAACAATTTATGGTTTTTAACCTTTTTCATATTAAAATATGTTATCTACTATTTTCTGTTGAACTCTCTGATAAACTCATTTATTCAAGTGACAAAAATAGAACATCTTAGGAATATACAAAAAAACTTATTTCTTTTCGAGTTAATTTATATAAATTCTAAATAAATGACTTTTCACATCAATCCAAGCAAGTAATTTTGACAATTTTTCAAGCTATTAATATTTCTATCTCAAAAAATAAAAATCAAAACCTAAGATTTTTAACAACTATGAATTCTTTTAACAATTTTATTACTACTGCTTTTCACAAAATTCCTGTTAGCGAATTTTTCTGAGCTCTTGAATAATTACTTCCGGATTGGCACGTTCTTTATAATTTGGATTTACGTAAGCATAACGTATATTTCCTTTTTTATCAATGACATATGTTGCAGGGACGGGTAATTCTGAAGAATTAGTCCCATTTCGGCTACTCAAATGCAAAGCTTGTTCATAACGTTGTGCCGTCTTGTCATCCAATTTAAAAACGACACCATATAACCTTGCCACTTCATTATTTAAATCTGTAAGAACCTCAAATTCAAGTTTATTCTTTTCTTGAGTTGAAAGACTGTGGTCAGGCAATTCAGGAGTTAAGGCAACTAAACTGGCATTCAATGATTTAAACTCTGGTAATTTTTCCTGCAATTGATTTAAAGCTACATTACAATACGGACACCAGCCTCCTCTGTACCAAGTAATTATCACATTTCCTTTTTCTAACAAAGAGTACAAGGTAACGTCCTCTCCTTTAGCATTTTTTAAAGTGAAATTGATGGCTTTATCACCTACTTTCAGTGCTTTAGAAACATCCTGAGCTTGAGAAGCAACTGATAATAGAAAGAAAATTCCTAAAAATATTTTTTTAACACTCATTATATTATATGTTTAAAAAAATCAATTCGCTATACTTGCAAAACTCCTAAATTAAACGGTTTTTCGATGGGAGCGTGATTAGCGGCTTCAATGCCCATTGAAATCCATTTGCGAGTTTCGAGCGGGTCGATAATGGCGTCTGTCCACAATCGGGCGGCGGCATAATAGGGTGAAATCTGTTCATCGTATTTCGATTTTATCTTATCGTACAAAATCTGTTCTTGTTCTTTGCTGATTTCTTCTCCTTTGCTTTTAAGTGACGCTGTTTCAATCTGCAACAACACTTTTGCAGCTTGCGCTCCTCCCATCACGGCGATATTTCCGCTATGCCACGAAACAATTAAACGAGGGTCGTACGCCTTTCCGCACATTGCGTAATTTCCTGCACCATAAGAGTTTCCGACTACAATCGTGAATTTAGGAACCACCGAATTTGCCACTGCATTTACCATTTTAGCTCCATCCTTAATGATACCGCCGTGTTCGGATTTCGAACCAACCATAAAGCCCGTAACATC
Proteins encoded in this region:
- a CDS encoding peroxiredoxin-like family protein, with the translated sequence MSVKKIFLGIFFLLSVASQAQDVSKALKVGDKAINFTLKNAKGEDVTLYSLLEKGNVIITWYRGGWCPYCNVALNQLQEKLPEFKSLNASLVALTPELPDHSLSTQEKNKLEFEVLTDLNNEVARLYGVVFKLDDKTAQRYEQALHLSSRNGTNSSELPVPATYVIDKKGNIRYAYVNPNYKERANPEVIIQELRKIR